A window from Pangasianodon hypophthalmus isolate fPanHyp1 chromosome 16, fPanHyp1.pri, whole genome shotgun sequence encodes these proteins:
- the LOC113545559 gene encoding interleukin-23 subunit alpha-like — MSPVQQFALVAVMLACALGAPVRVPEMNYTEGKTLALKLNEKARRLYEEVETPTEVAAVSDPPLMIRSEDKCDPESLKTNPETCMSRVVLALKNYSRIFGDSGIFQGQNTKCDKWRANATVVAEVMEQILEALKEPSDPPTPLMMDNWMTEGYLCRDSVERLYSFSIMTARVFSHLTSLQESA; from the exons ATGAGTCCAGTTCAGCAGTTTGCGCTCGTTGCGGTGATGCTCGCATGCGCGCTCGGCGCTCCAGTGCGCGTCCCCGAGATGAACTACACGGAGGGCAAGACACTGGCATTGAAGCTCAACGAAAAAGCCAGACGTTTATATGAAGAG GTGGAGACCCCGACCGAGGTGGCTGCAGTCAGCGACCCTCCACTGatgatcaggtccgaggacaaGTGTGATCCTGAGAGTCTTAAGACAAACCCAGAG ACTTGCATGTCCAGGGTTGTTCTTGCTTTGAAGAACTATAGCAGGATCTTTGGGGACAGTGGAATATTTCAGGGCCAAAACACCAAATGTGACAAGTGGAGAGCAAACGCTACAGTTGTAGCTGAGGTGATGGAACAAATCCTGGAAGCACTAAAG GAGCCATCAGATCCTCCGACACCTTTGATGATGGATAACTGGATGACTGAGGGCTACCTGTGCCGTGACAGCGTCGAGCGTCTCTACTCCTTCTCCATCATGACGGCTCGTGTCTTTAGCCATTTGACTTCACTTCAAGAGTCAGCTTAA